In the Muricauda sp. MAR_2010_75 genome, one interval contains:
- the gltX gene encoding glutamate--tRNA ligase, translating to MSDTVRVRFAPSPTGPLHIGGLRTALFNYLFAKKHKGDFILRIEDTDQNRYVDGAEQYIIEALNWCGIPFDEGPGKEGNFGPYRQSERKNLYKDYALELIEKGKAYYAFDTAERLDFHRKDHEAKGKTFIYNWHNRLKLSNSLSLTHEEVKIKLDAGEEYVIRFKSPQDQELVLNDIIRGEIKIDTNVLDDKVLFKSDGMPTYHLANIVDDHLMQITHVIRGEEWLPSLALHQLLYDAFGWQAPQFAHLPLIMKPVGKGKLSKRDGEKGGFPVFPLSWNESEGYREAGFFPETVVNFLALLGWNPGTEQEIFSLEELINAFGLERVNKSGARFDPEKNNWYNQQWLQRKNDVALAELFIQQLSSKSVDATKDYVTKVVSLIKERASFVSDFWDLGNYFFESPTSYNEKAVKKQWKEDTPEIMGEVVSILEGITDFTSSNIETIVKDWIGKKELSFGKVMPPFRLVIVGDMKGPHLFDILELIGKEESIQRIKNAISALAN from the coding sequence ATGAGTGACACTGTTCGGGTACGATTTGCCCCCAGCCCCACCGGGCCTTTACATATTGGCGGTCTAAGAACCGCTCTTTTCAACTACCTGTTTGCCAAAAAACACAAGGGTGATTTTATCCTTCGTATTGAGGACACCGATCAAAACCGTTATGTTGATGGTGCCGAGCAATACATTATTGAAGCATTGAATTGGTGTGGGATTCCTTTTGATGAAGGCCCAGGAAAAGAAGGCAATTTTGGTCCATACCGACAAAGCGAGCGCAAAAATCTCTATAAAGATTATGCGTTGGAACTCATTGAAAAAGGGAAAGCGTATTATGCTTTTGATACGGCAGAGCGATTGGATTTCCATAGAAAAGACCATGAGGCAAAGGGAAAGACCTTCATCTATAATTGGCATAACCGATTGAAGCTTTCCAATTCGTTGTCCCTAACTCATGAAGAAGTAAAGATCAAATTGGATGCAGGTGAAGAATATGTGATTCGCTTCAAATCACCACAAGACCAAGAACTGGTATTGAATGATATCATCCGTGGTGAAATTAAAATAGATACCAACGTTTTGGATGATAAAGTTTTGTTCAAAAGCGATGGTATGCCCACCTATCACTTGGCCAACATCGTGGACGATCACCTGATGCAGATTACGCATGTAATTCGGGGTGAGGAATGGTTGCCCTCTTTGGCTTTACACCAACTTTTGTATGATGCCTTTGGGTGGCAAGCACCACAATTTGCCCACTTACCCTTGATCATGAAACCGGTTGGAAAAGGAAAATTGAGCAAGCGTGATGGAGAAAAAGGGGGCTTTCCGGTTTTTCCCTTATCTTGGAACGAATCCGAAGGCTACCGAGAAGCTGGTTTTTTCCCAGAAACTGTGGTGAATTTCTTAGCGCTTTTGGGGTGGAACCCCGGAACGGAACAAGAAATATTTTCCCTGGAAGAGTTGATCAATGCTTTTGGCCTGGAACGCGTGAACAAATCAGGTGCGCGGTTTGACCCAGAAAAGAACAATTGGTATAATCAACAGTGGCTACAACGAAAAAACGATGTAGCGCTTGCTGAATTGTTTATACAGCAATTATCATCCAAATCCGTCGATGCCACAAAAGACTACGTCACCAAAGTCGTTTCCTTGATTAAGGAACGGGCAAGTTTTGTTTCCGACTTTTGGGATTTGGGCAATTACTTTTTTGAAAGTCCAACCTCATATAACGAAAAGGCCGTTAAAAAACAATGGAAAGAAGATACCCCCGAAATCATGGGCGAAGTCGTTTCCATTTTGGAAGGGATTACGGATTTCACTTCTTCAAACATTGAAACCATTGTCAAAGATTGGATTGGCAAAAAAGAACTTTCCTTCGGAAAAGTGATGCCTCCATTCCGGCTGGTCATTGTGGGTGACATGAAAGGGCCCCATTTATTCGATATCTTGGAGCTTATCGGAAAAGAAGAAAGCATTCAGCGCATCAAAAATGCGATTTCCGCACTTGCCAATTGA
- a CDS encoding SPFH domain-containing protein yields the protein MGNYLFIPILFIGLIILFKFFFIVKQQTAVLIERFGRFQSIRNSGLQMKIPIVDRIAGRLSLKIQQLDVIVETKTLDDVFVKLKVSVQYVVIKEKVYEAFYKLEYPHDQITSYVFDVVRAEVPKMKLDDVFVKKDDIAIAVKTELQDAMLDYGYDIIKTLVTDIDPDAQVKAAMNRINASEREKIAAQFEGDAARILIVEKAKAEAESKRLQGQGIADQRREIARGLEESVEVLNKVGINSQEASALIVVTQHYDTLQAIGEETNTNLILLPNSPQAGSDMLNNMVASFTASNQIGEAMKQHNKKKEE from the coding sequence ATGGGCAACTATTTATTCATCCCGATTCTTTTTATAGGGCTTATTATTCTTTTTAAGTTCTTTTTTATTGTAAAGCAACAGACCGCGGTTCTTATAGAACGGTTCGGTAGATTTCAAAGCATCCGTAACTCGGGGCTACAGATGAAAATTCCCATTGTGGACCGAATTGCCGGAAGGCTAAGTCTAAAAATCCAACAGTTGGACGTTATTGTTGAGACCAAGACCTTGGATGATGTTTTTGTAAAACTAAAAGTTTCCGTGCAATACGTGGTCATCAAAGAAAAGGTCTACGAGGCCTTTTATAAACTGGAATATCCCCATGACCAAATTACCTCTTATGTGTTTGATGTGGTCCGTGCCGAAGTCCCAAAAATGAAGTTGGACGATGTCTTTGTAAAAAAAGATGATATTGCCATCGCGGTAAAAACGGAATTGCAGGATGCCATGCTGGATTACGGGTATGACATCATAAAAACTCTAGTGACCGATATCGACCCTGATGCCCAAGTGAAAGCCGCCATGAACCGAATTAATGCGTCAGAACGTGAAAAGATTGCGGCCCAATTTGAAGGCGACGCCGCAAGAATCCTAATCGTGGAAAAAGCAAAGGCTGAAGCGGAAAGCAAAAGACTGCAAGGTCAGGGTATTGCCGATCAGCGTAGAGAAATTGCCCGAGGTCTGGAAGAATCGGTAGAAGTATTGAATAAGGTTGGAATAAATTCGCAAGAAGCTTCTGCTTTAATTGTGGTTACCCAACATTATGATACCCTTCAGGCCATTGGTGAGGAAACTAATACCAATTTAATATTGTTACCCAATTCTCCACAAGCAGGAAGCGATATGCTAAACAACATGGTGGCGTCCTTTACGGCAAGCAACCAAATTGGAGAAGCCATGAAACAACATAACAAAAAGAAAGAAGAATAA
- a CDS encoding glutamine--tRNA ligase/YqeY domain fusion protein — protein sequence MAEEAKSLNFIEHIIEDDLRNGYKRDELRFRFPPEPNGYLHIGHASSICLNFGLGLRYNAPVNLRFDDTNPAKEEKEYVEAIKNDVSWLGYEWDTECYASDYFQQLYDWAVALIKQGKAYVDSQTSEEIADQKGTPTEPGTESPYRDRSVEENLKLFEGMKNGEFKEGAHVLRAKIDMAAPNMLMRDPVMYRILHKAHHRTNTDWCIYPMYDWTHGESDYIEQVSHSLCTLEFLPHRELYDWFLDQLVSENKLRPKQREFARRNLSHTVVSKRKLLQLVEKGVVEGWDDPRMPTISGLRRRGYTPESIKNFADTIGIAKRENVVDVSLLEFHVREHLNKIAPRVMAVLNPLKLVITNYEEGKEEWLEAENNPEDESAGSRQVPFSRELYIEQEDFREEANRKFFRLKLGGEVRLKNGFIIKADSCTKNADGTVVEVQCTYDPKSKSGSGTEESLRKVKGTLHWISIPHAVTAEVRLYDRLFNDPTPDGHKDKDFMDFVNPDSLEKVTGYLEPSLKEVHPGDQFQFQRLGYFNVDKNSTPDNPIFNRTVTLRDTWAKLEQKN from the coding sequence ATGGCGGAAGAAGCTAAATCATTGAACTTTATAGAGCACATCATTGAAGATGACTTGCGAAATGGATACAAAAGGGATGAACTTCGTTTTCGGTTTCCCCCTGAGCCTAACGGGTATCTTCACATTGGCCATGCAAGTTCTATTTGCTTGAATTTTGGATTGGGTTTGCGATACAACGCCCCGGTAAACCTTCGATTTGATGATACCAACCCGGCAAAGGAGGAAAAAGAGTATGTGGAAGCAATAAAGAACGACGTGTCCTGGCTTGGTTATGAGTGGGATACGGAGTGTTATGCATCAGATTACTTTCAGCAGTTGTATGATTGGGCCGTTGCGCTGATCAAGCAAGGAAAGGCGTATGTGGACAGTCAAACTTCAGAGGAAATAGCCGATCAAAAGGGGACTCCAACCGAACCTGGAACGGAAAGCCCATATCGAGACCGCTCTGTTGAAGAGAATTTGAAGTTGTTCGAGGGTATGAAGAATGGGGAGTTCAAGGAAGGCGCCCATGTGCTCCGAGCCAAAATCGATATGGCAGCTCCCAATATGTTAATGCGTGATCCTGTAATGTACCGGATTCTTCATAAAGCGCACCATCGCACAAATACCGATTGGTGTATTTATCCAATGTATGATTGGACCCATGGGGAAAGCGATTATATAGAACAAGTCTCCCACTCCTTGTGTACACTGGAGTTTTTACCACATAGAGAACTGTATGATTGGTTTTTAGACCAATTGGTATCAGAGAATAAATTACGCCCAAAACAAAGAGAATTTGCCCGAAGAAACCTCAGTCATACGGTAGTGAGCAAGCGAAAACTGCTCCAGTTAGTGGAAAAAGGTGTTGTTGAAGGCTGGGACGACCCGAGAATGCCCACTATTTCCGGTTTGCGTAGAAGGGGATATACCCCGGAATCCATTAAGAATTTTGCAGATACCATTGGTATAGCCAAGCGTGAAAATGTGGTTGATGTTTCCTTGTTAGAATTCCATGTGCGTGAGCATTTGAACAAAATTGCACCTCGGGTGATGGCAGTCCTTAATCCATTAAAGTTGGTCATTACCAATTATGAAGAAGGAAAAGAGGAATGGCTTGAAGCTGAGAACAATCCGGAGGATGAATCAGCCGGTAGCAGACAAGTACCATTTTCCAGGGAGCTTTACATTGAGCAAGAAGATTTTAGAGAGGAAGCCAACCGTAAATTTTTTCGATTAAAATTAGGTGGCGAAGTTCGTTTAAAAAATGGATTCATCATTAAGGCAGATAGTTGCACCAAAAATGCTGATGGTACTGTTGTGGAAGTGCAATGTACATATGATCCAAAAAGTAAAAGTGGATCAGGAACGGAGGAGAGCTTGCGTAAAGTGAAAGGTACTTTGCATTGGATTTCAATTCCTCACGCCGTGACCGCAGAAGTTCGGTTATACGACCGTCTTTTTAATGACCCTACCCCTGATGGACATAAGGACAAGGATTTTATGGATTTCGTTAACCCAGATTCTTTGGAAAAGGTTACGGGGTATTTGGAGCCAAGTTTAAAAGAGGTTCACCCAGGTGATCAATTTCAGTTTCAACGATTGGGATATTTTAATGTGGATAAGAATTCAACACCCGACAATCCCATTTTTAATCGAACAGTTACTTTGAGGGACACTTGGGCCAAATTGGAACAAAAAAACTAG